A window of Costertonia aggregata contains these coding sequences:
- a CDS encoding HEAT repeat domain-containing protein yields MKIPNLTYYTYSLIDAPKIHTDLLWDLTMLFVGLGTVYFVSIFIFRNSISRKNKNSTTKKLELSPKISEFLFHEEDDPIADKANYIDLKIEVREFIKIPANRKILTEVLLDLRKDVAGDTLKRLCKLYKDFGLHNDAYKKLKSWRWERVAKGILELTQMQVMESYGFIIKHINDKRPTVRRQAEIAVVSLKPEGINHFLDTTRYKISEWQQLKLLDVIRNQEDFKAPRFRSWLTSKNKHVVLFALRLIKYYNQNDANSSIIELIKHKDTNIRQEAIDCIREFLIFDAIDSLKSVFKKSTVDTKLCILEAFSHIGSATDISYLKALAQKESNFTVKSKILGTINTIAPETIMPTENIMEISDKAEVLEMETLAEDIERLEQITETTDTETPTAIENQLSLDKQIPTNQERIKMDIEETTNDDHIENENIDELLKILDARTKTNPAVTVNENEDEITFELSFELDDDFATHSEKSLISEDCKASNNEIPAIFDMNDIDSKKPQTPSEHVDNTPEKSHTTIDREEEMHNTRLQSVIGKILQNSKDMNHTPEMLTEDDINQDIVSEEENIEIFDICFMQELEDILSGIDEMIEDKDNQKTLPLDFLPIVKAENKTDGIGVTYEEVPFDKEPRMLDEHNRQSFTSDEEDIDMSFIPLVVDNDNHAPPNMDLDHGKTNEMKNKPPIPNVGFKGFSIFEELFRTCDTDSKLILLDEVLAVGDQKEIEFLDTLLDSPEKSIAEKAKEIKEKLAEKLSDSMNNGTLESIGIKEERGPKANIETIENAEQQDIFDFDFDLELEIDNEDTLKKKTLNNNWFLNHIIPSFLKR; encoded by the coding sequence AAAAAATAAAAACAGTACCACCAAAAAACTTGAACTATCACCTAAAATAAGTGAGTTCTTATTTCATGAAGAAGATGATCCCATTGCCGACAAGGCAAATTATATTGACCTTAAAATTGAGGTAAGGGAGTTCATAAAGATACCCGCCAACAGAAAAATACTTACCGAAGTGTTATTGGACCTGAGAAAAGATGTTGCAGGAGATACGCTAAAACGCCTTTGTAAACTCTATAAAGACTTTGGATTACACAACGATGCCTATAAAAAACTGAAAAGCTGGCGTTGGGAAAGAGTGGCCAAAGGTATTTTGGAGCTTACCCAAATGCAGGTAATGGAGTCATACGGTTTTATCATAAAACATATCAATGATAAAAGGCCTACGGTACGACGACAAGCAGAAATCGCTGTAGTAAGCTTAAAACCCGAGGGCATCAACCATTTTTTAGATACCACACGGTATAAAATATCCGAATGGCAACAACTAAAGTTGTTGGATGTGATTCGCAATCAAGAGGACTTTAAAGCTCCCAGGTTTAGGTCTTGGTTAACATCCAAGAACAAACACGTTGTACTTTTTGCGTTAAGATTGATAAAATACTACAATCAAAACGATGCCAACTCCTCTATAATCGAACTTATAAAACACAAGGACACCAATATACGGCAAGAAGCGATTGACTGTATCAGGGAGTTCTTGATTTTTGATGCGATAGATAGCTTAAAATCGGTTTTTAAAAAGAGCACAGTGGATACAAAACTCTGTATTCTAGAAGCCTTTTCCCATATTGGTTCGGCTACGGATATATCTTATTTAAAGGCATTGGCCCAAAAAGAATCCAATTTTACGGTCAAAAGTAAAATACTTGGCACCATCAATACCATTGCGCCCGAAACGATTATGCCAACCGAAAATATTATGGAAATTTCGGACAAAGCGGAAGTTCTGGAAATGGAAACCTTGGCAGAAGATATTGAACGATTGGAACAAATAACGGAAACAACAGATACCGAAACCCCCACAGCCATTGAAAATCAATTATCACTGGATAAACAAATACCCACCAACCAAGAACGAATAAAGATGGATATCGAAGAAACAACGAACGACGACCATATTGAAAATGAAAACATAGACGAACTTTTGAAAATCTTGGACGCAAGAACAAAAACGAACCCGGCAGTTACCGTAAACGAGAACGAAGATGAAATAACCTTTGAACTATCATTTGAACTGGATGATGATTTTGCCACGCACAGCGAAAAAAGTTTGATATCGGAAGATTGCAAAGCTTCAAATAACGAAATCCCAGCAATTTTTGATATGAATGATATCGATTCAAAAAAGCCACAAACGCCTTCTGAACATGTAGATAACACACCCGAAAAATCGCATACAACCATTGATAGGGAAGAAGAAATGCACAATACCCGCTTGCAAAGTGTGATCGGTAAAATATTGCAAAACTCAAAGGACATGAACCATACTCCCGAGATGTTGACCGAAGACGATATCAACCAAGATATAGTGTCGGAAGAGGAAAACATAGAAATTTTCGATATATGTTTTATGCAGGAATTGGAGGATATCCTTTCCGGGATCGATGAAATGATAGAGGACAAGGATAACCAAAAAACGTTACCCTTGGATTTTCTGCCTATCGTTAAGGCGGAAAACAAAACAGATGGGATTGGGGTAACATACGAAGAAGTGCCCTTTGATAAAGAGCCCAGAATGTTAGATGAACACAATAGACAATCGTTTACGTCCGATGAGGAAGATATCGATATGAGCTTTATACCCTTAGTGGTAGACAACGACAACCATGCCCCCCCGAACATGGACTTAGACCATGGTAAAACCAACGAAATGAAGAACAAACCACCCATCCCAAATGTAGGATTCAAGGGATTTAGCATTTTCGAGGAACTATTCAGGACATGTGATACCGATTCCAAATTAATTCTTTTGGATGAAGTTTTGGCAGTTGGGGATCAAAAGGAAATCGAATTTTTGGATACCCTCTTGGACAGTCCCGAAAAAAGTATCGCAGAAAAGGCAAAAGAAATTAAGGAAAAGCTAGCAGAAAAATTATCTGACAGCATGAACAATGGCACTTTGGAATCTATAGGGATAAAAGAGGAGCGTGGGCCTAAAGCAAATATTGAGACTATCGAGAACGCAGAACAGCAGGATATTTTCGATTTTGATTTTGACTTGGAACTTGAAATTGACAACGAAGATACTCTCAAAAAAAAAACTTTGAACAATAACTGGTTTTTAAACCATATAATCCCTTCTTTTTTAAAAAGATAA